CTGCCAGATTACAACAGAGGCGACACGCTACTCAATGGAGGTCGGTCTGCACAACACCCTGTTGTTTTCCCCGGAAGGCCAGTTGGTGGTGATTGACCACAAGACCGGCAACGAGGCCCACCGCCTTGACGCCTTGAATGGACAAGGCACGCTGCAATATGCCTGTCTGGACATGGATGACCGGTGGGTGAACATGCGGCTGGGGGACAACTCCACCGTCATGTGTGAGCTGGCCACCCGCCGGCAGTTTCGGGTGCCCTCGCGTGATGAGAAACCCGCAGACAGGCCCGCATGGGTACCCAATGGTGAGACCCTGCCTTTCATCCGGAAAGTTTCCAATGAGCCCCCCCCCTACCGTTACCAGGTGTGGCGCTGGGTTCCCGGCAACCCGGAACCGGTAGCCGGGGTTGTGCTGGAGTATCCGGCGCCCGTGTCGGTGTGGAAAGTGCTCCCGAACGGTGACTTGTTGTTGCACGACTGGAACCCGGAGAAATGGAAGGTGGAGGGCGCCAGGGTTGTCAATCCGGAGAGCGGCGCCACCGTGCGGGTCATGGAACGCCCCCGCACCATCAAGAAATGGATGGGGTTCACCCGGAACGGCGCCCGGCATTTGATGCTGGACCGGAAAACCAACCAGCTTGCCGTCCATGACACGGTCACCGGCGAGCACCTGCTCTCACTCGCTTTGCCGGGTAACACGACAATGGAACTGATGCCCTTGCCCTCACAATCGGGGGTAGACTATCTTATGACCTGGGACGAGCGGGGAAGTGTCTGGCTGACAGCGCTGGAGACGGACGCCGTTCCGAAGCGGCTCGTTGACGGGACATCCTACTTACCCGGCCGGATATGGCGCATTCAGCCTCCCTATATGTTCGCCTCCCCTTCCCGGTGGATGCATTCAGGGGAATTGCTTGCCCTGTACAGCATCGAAGGCTGTGAACTGATAAGTGAATGGCATATGGAACCGGGAACTGCCCGATCGTCCTATATGCATTTTGATTCAGACCCCAAAAAGTGCCTGGTGAACACCCATGGCGAAAGCACCAGAAGCATTCTTCTGGAGGACGGACTGGAGGAGCCGTTGTGGGAGACCATGGGAAGCGCCGTTGCATGCTCGCCCAACGGGAAATACTATCTGATGAACAGGGGGCACAGTAGGGGGGATTTGGTAAACATAGAGACTGGAGACACGGGAGTGTTTTTTGAAGAACGGGATGGAGGGTATGTGGACACCGTCGCATTTTCCCCCGACAGCGGCAAGATGGCAGTTTTTATTTTAAATGATCGGGCATTAAGCGTGGTGGACCTGGTTGCGGGTTATCCGTCGCGGAGGATGGCCATACCCGCCTCGGAGCGATACCCCTATGTCATCCATGGCTCGCTGCGTTTTTCCCCGGACGGCACGATGCTGCTGGCGGGGACTTATGGCAAGGCCTGGCTGTTCAACGCGAACACCGGCGAGTTGCTCCAAACGTTTGACGAGCCCCGGCGTTTCGCATACCAACAGCAGTCCCAGGAGGGGTTTATGCAAAAACTGGGGGGTATGGCGGAGGATTTTGCCGGGAAAGTCACGGACCGGTTCAAAAAGGAGGCGAAGATTTACTGCGCGTTCACCATGGGCGGTCTCCGGGCCGTCACGGTGGCCCAGGAACAACTGGTGCGGGTGTGGGATGTGCGCACGGGCGGGGAGGTGGCCTCATTCAAAACAGGACTGCCCGAGACACGCAACAAACAGGGTTCTATAGACAACGCGTCTGTCTTTAGCAGGGACGCAGCCTACCTCTTCGCCTACAACGGCGACGGATTTGGCCTGGCGTCCCTGTTGGAAACGGCCACAGGGCGCAAGATTCAGGAATACCGCTTTCAATACCCCTACCAGGTGCGGATGGCTGGTATCTCCGACGACGGCAGAACGGTCTATGCAATGATCGGCCCGGACTTGCATTTCCTTCCCGGAAGGACCAACTGACGCGCCGCAAAGAGACCACATTTGGACTCATTTTGGACTCGTTCCCAAGTTGTACTTGGGAATGTAATTGCCCGCGAAGTTTCACTTCGCCCGTTCTGCGGTTTTGGTCAGGATGCGAAGTATAACTTCGCGGACAAGTGCGTTCCCAAATGCAATTTGGGAACGAGGAATTGCTTCGGCGGGCTAACGCCCTTCTCGCAATGACGGCTGGGGCCTGTGCAAAAAACTGGCATTTCTGTCATACTATCCTCCCTGGGAGTCTTTCACTTGTGTGGCACCGGAGGAGGGTTTTGCCATGCGTGTTTCGGGAAGAAAAACGGGAGGCGTGGCGCTTGTCGCGTTTGCGGTGATAGCGGCCGCGTTCTGGGCGGACGCGGCGGAGACCCGGGTGTTGTCCGCCGTCCCCGTGGTTCAGCGGGTGGATGTCGAGGCGGGCGTGATGCTCTACCAAAGGGAATGGCGTCTCTGCGCGGAAGACTTGGATACCGGCGCCACACGCTGGTCCTGTCCTTTGCCGCAAAACAATTACCAGAACGGGATGAGCTCCGGTTTCCACCATTCCATTACCTATACCGACACCGGCCAGGTGTCCGTGATTGAACATGAGACCGGCAAAGAGACCCAGCGGCTGAATGTCTCCGGGGGGCGGGGAAAACTGAATTATGCCTACCTTGACAGGAAGGACCAATGGCTTGTCCTGAATTATGATAGTGCCTTCGTTCTTTGCGAGCTGGCCACCCGTCGCGAATTCCGTGTGCCCGTGCCGCCCAACAAAATCAGCGGCGCCAGATGGATGCCCGACGGCAAAACCTTCCTCTTCATTGAACGTCTAAGCGGAGACACACCGCCCACCCGCGCCCAGGTGTGGTTTTGGGAACCCGGTGACTCCGACCCTGTGGCGGGGTGTGTGCTGGAGTCCCCGGCGCGGATTTATCTTGCGGGGACACTCCCCGGCGGCCAAATGCTCATCCGCGAGTATGACAACAGTGATCCCGCCAAGAATGCCGCCCGCATTGTGGACCCCGTAACAGGCGCCGTTTTGAGGGAGATGCCAATTTCCAATTCCCCCGGAATTTGGTCCCAGAGCACGAACGACTGCACAAAGTGGTATGCGCCCGACATGTCCGCCAACGCCCTTGATGTTCAGGACTTGCTTGGCGGGGAACCCCTGTTTTCCCTGCAACTGCCCGGTCTGAAATGGACGCGTGTCGCGTCACAGCATTATGAGGCGGGAAAGGACTGGATTCTCGTCTGGGAGGAAAACAACAACCTTTGGCTGGTCCCACTGGAAAAAGACGGCGTTCCGCGGCTGATCGTTGACGGGAGCCGCTTTCTTCCCGGACGGGTCTGCCGCATCCTGCCTCCGCATGTTTTATTTTATCATAACACGGCGGGTTCCAAGGCCCAGTCCATGGCGCTCTTTACCATTGACGGCATGGAGCGGAAACGCTCGTGGACCTATGGCGATTCGCGAAGCGGGTCCGGCCAGACAATGCTCAGCGCCGACACCAGCCGATTGTCAGTCTGCACATACCGATGGGACAACAACGCGCAAACCACCAGGACCTACCTGATGGCGGACGGGCAAACAGAACCCCTGCTGGAGATGGAGGGGGAGAATTTGACCCTGTCCCCCGACGGGCGGCATGTGATTTACATAAAAGGCGAGAAAAGGGACCAGGCCCTGCTCGTGAATGTGGAGAATCGGGAGTCTGTCCTGTCGTTCACAGCGGAGCGGGAGTACGGTATCGGCGCCGCCGTGTTCTCCCCCACCAGCCGCCGCGCGGCGGTGTTTCATTATCCGAATATGACCGTGGTTGATATGGTGGAAGGCTTCCCCCGCCATGACATGTCCTTTCCGGCGTCTGACCAGAATTCATTTATCAACCGATTTTACGAGTCCACCGGCACCCTGTGTTTTTCCCCGGATGAGACCATGCTGCTGGCGTCGGGCCATGGCAGGGCCTGGCTGTTTAACGCCAACACCGGAGAATGCCTGCACACTTTCGTGGAGGAGAGCCGCTTTGTGTCACAGTATCAGCACCGTCAGGGGGGATTCCTCCGAACCCTGGAAGGGATGGCGGAGGACTACATGGGGAAGGTCACGGACAGGTTCAAAAACCGCGCCCCGCTGAGCTGCGCCTTTATCATGGACGGGCTCCGGGCCGTGACCATTGCACAGAACCAACTGGTGCGGGTATGGGATGTGCGGACGGGCCAGGAGACGGGCACCATCAAAACAGGCCTCCCGGAGACCCGGAACAAGCAGGGCTCCATTTCAAACCGGTGCGTGCTAAGCGCCAACGGGGCGTATCTGTTCTCGTACAACTGCGACGGATTCGGCAAGGGCACCCTGTGGGAAACAGCCTCCGGCAGGAAACTCAAGGAGTATCCATTTCCGGTTGGCGCATATCAGGCGGCGGTGGAGAATGACGGGCGGGCCGTTTACCTGGTCATCATGGGCGACCTCCACATCCTGCCAGGACGCGAATAGGGTTTCCGGCAAGTGGGGACTGTGCAGAAAACCTTTTATGTCATGGCGCCCGCTTTGGGTGCCATGCGCGTGGGCGACATTGGTGGAGGATTTTGCCATGCGTGTTTCGGGAAGTAATACCGGAGTCTTGGTTTCATTATTGCTGGTGGCGGCCGTGTTCCCGGCGGACGCGGCGGAGACCCGGGTGCTGAGCGGGATGCCCGGAATCCACCGAGTGGATGCGGAGGCGGGTGTTCTGCTGTATCAATACGGCTGGTTCCTGCGCGCGGATGATTTGGACACGGGGGAAACGCGCTGGACTTTTCTGATTCCAAAGAATGAGAACCACAACGGCTTCAGTGTGGGGCTGAACCATTCCATATTCTTTTCCAACAGTGGTCAGCTTTCGGTGGTAAGCCACAAGACCGGGAAAGAAACCGACCGGCTGAATGTCGCGGGGGGCAGGGGGAAACTGGTGTCCGCCTCTTTGGACAGGGAGGACACTTGGGCTGCCCTCAGTTTCGAGCAGGGTCCGGTGCTGTGCGAGCTGGCCACACGCCGCCAGTTTCAGCCCCCCCTCGCCGCAACAGACTCCATCGGCGGCCGCTGGATGCCGGACGGGAAAACCTGCCTTTTCACAACATTGACCGGAAACACGCCGCCCCCGCCCACCCGCGCCCAGGTCTGGTTTTGGGGGCCCGGTGTCTCGGAGCCGAGAGCCGGGTGTGTGCTGGAATCTCCGGTGCGCATGTATGTCGCTGGGGTGCTGCCCGGCGGACAGTTGTTCGTCCGAGAGTATGACCCCGGCAACCCCGATGCAAGCAGGGCCAAGATTGTTAATCCAGAAACGGGAGCCTTAATACGGGAAATGGCGCGGCCCAAAGAGCCGAATGTCCTTTCCGGCGCCCTGAACAAGTGTGCCTGGTGGTATGAGCATGATGTGGAAGGAAATCTTCTTCATGTTCAGGACATCTTGACCGGGGAGCCCCTGTTCAGTCTTCCGCTGCCCGGCAAAAACACTGTCCGCGTGATGACGCAGCCCCGCATGGCGGGAAAAGACTGGATTGTTACATGGGAGGAAAACAACAATGTCTGGCTGGTCCCGTTGGAGAAAGACGGTGCGCCCCGCCAAATTCTTGACGGGAGCCGCTTTCTCCCCGGCCATGTGTCCCGCATCATTCCCCCATACATGCTGTGTTACCAAAACACCACGGTCCCCCGGACCAGTACTGTGGCGCTGTATACCCTGGACGGTATGGAGAAAAAGCGTTCCTGGACCTATACCGACATGCAGGGCGGAAGCGGCAGGACCATGCTGAGCGACGACACCAAAAGGTTCATGATCTCCCTGTTCCGCTGGGAAAACAATGTGCAGACCTCCAAGGCGCTGCTGCTGGAGGACGGGCAGACCGAACCCCTTTTGGAGATGGAGGGGGAGGGCCTTGCCCTTTCGCCGGACGGCAGGCATGTTCTTGTGGTGGACATCAAGAAAAGGGACCGGATTGAACTGGTCAGCGTGGAAAAACGCGCGCCCATCATGGCGTTCACCGCAAACCGGGAGTACGGCGCCGGCGCCGCCGTGTTCTCCCCCACCGGCAGGCGCGCGGCGGTGTTTCACCATCCAAGCCTCACGGTGGTGGACCTGGACGCGGGGTTGCCCCGGCGGGAAATGTTGTTTCCCATGGCGGACCAAAACGTTTACATCAATCCCAGTTACTACTTGACCGGCACGATGTGTTTCTCGCCCGATGAATCCATGCTACTGGCCGCGGGTTATGGAAAGACATGGCTGTTTCGCGTGGCAACGGGCGAGTGCCTGCACACCTTCGTGGAGGAGGGGCGTTTTGCCCAGCCCTATCAGTCGCGGCGGCAGGGGTTTCTCAGGACCCTGGAGGGAATGGCCTCGGACTACATGGGGAAGGTCACGGACAGGTTCAAAAACCGCGCCCAATTGGCCTGCGCTTTTACCCTGGACGGGCTTCGCGCCGTGACCATCGCGCAGAACCAACTGGTTCGGATTTGGGATGTGCAGACGGGGCAGGAAACGGGCATGATTAAGACCGGACTCCCGGAGACACGGAACAAGCGGGGGGAGATACGCAACATGTGCACCCTGAGCACCAACGGCGCGTATCTTTTCTCCTGCAACAGGGACGGCTTCGGCACTGCGGCATTGTGGGAGACCTTTTCTGGGAGAAAGCTCAAGGAATATCACTTGCCGGAAGATTTTTGGAGTGTCACCGTCGCCGATGACGGCCGTAAGGTATATGTTGTGGTGGGCTCGGATTTGCACATCCTGCCGGGGCGGGATTAAGGTTTTTGCAATTGCACCCGTCATCGCAAAGACGGCTGGACACGTTAACGCGGCGTGTGTAGTTACCGCCATGAAAGCGGGGTTCCAAAGAATCCGGATGTGCGGCATGACTGGATTCCCGCGTTCAGGGTCTTCCAAAGGTCACAATCAGAGACAAGACCAAGAAAACGCCTCTTCGTCATTCCCGTGAAAACGGGAATCCAGAGCAACCTGTTGGTATTACTGGATTCCCGCGTTCGCGGGAATTACGGCGGCGGCGTAGGCTTGTGGTTCTATGACACAGGTAATGGCGCGACTCTGAGTTTTTGGAAGGAACCGTTTTCGGAAATGACGGCACAAGAGCGGGCTTGTGGTTGCGGGATATAACCGCATCGGGCGGTTTGTCCCTGTGGAAGCTCCTGCGAGTCGCCTGTGCGTGAACGGCAACGATGGAGGGGTTGTGCCATGCGTGTCCAGAACGGAAAAGCCCTGGTCCCAATGCTGTGCCTTCTCACCTTTGCGGCACTCCGGGGAGATGCCGCCGAACCGGTGGTCCTTACCAGTCCTCCCAGTATCTGGCGGGTGGATGTCGAGGCGGGGGTAATGCTTTGCCGGGGACAAACGGGGCCATTCTGTGCAATTGACCTGGAGACAGGCGACACCCGCTGGACTTATGCCATACCCCGGAATTGGCAGTACTTTGGCGGCAGCATTGGCCTGCGCCACACCCTGTTTACCACAAATGCCGGGCTGTTTCTATGGGAGCACCAGACCGGCACGGAAACTCTGCGCCTGAATGCGTCGGGCGGACGCGGAAAACTAAAACACGCCTCGCTGGAAAACGATGACCGGTGGGCATGCCTGTGGTATGAAAACGACCTTGTGCTTTGCGAACTGGCCACGCGGCGCCAGTTCCGCCTTCCCGTCACTGCAAGCGGTTCCGTTGGCGGCGTATGGATGCCGGACGGGAAAACCTATCTGTACACTGAAATTCTGGCTGACCGGCCTGCGCCCCCGGTGCGCGCGCAAGTCTGGTTTTGGGAACCAGGCACAGCGGAGCCGGTCAGGGGAGGCGTCCTGGAGTCGCGCGCGTCCATGTTCGTTGCGGGGATTCTTCCCGGAGGTCAACTGGTCATTCGGGAAACCGAATCCGGTTCGCTCGACAATTGGAAATACCGGGTTGTGGAACCGGCCACAGGGACCGTGGTCCGCGAATGGCAGCGTCCATACGGTTCACCCGTTTGGTATGGAAGCGAAGTGAATCCCACACGGTGGCATGTGTATGACGGCAGGACCAACAGTCTTGACGTTCATGACCTGATAACCGGCGACTTGCTCCTCACCGTTCAACTTCCGGGCATGAAAACATTGGGCATGGAAACCCAGCCACGCGCTTTTGGCAAAGACTGGGTGCTTACCAGAGATGAGCGCAACAACCAATGGCTGGTTCCGCTGGAGAAGGACGGCATGCCGCGCCGGATTCTTGATGGCAGCCGGTATCTGACCGGAAGTGTGCACCGCATCCTGCCGCCCTATCTGTTGAGTTTGGAAGAGGACAGCAACCCAGACACCCAGTCCTGGGCTCTCTATACCATTGACGGCCTGGAGAAAAAACGCTCTTGGACTTATGCCGGCGAAAGGGGCGGGTTTGGCGAGCCCATGTTGAGCGCGGACAAGTGCAAACTCCTGATATCCCTTCACCGCGCGGAGAACGATACGCACACTTCCAAAACCCTACTGCTGGCGGACGGACAACCCGAGCCTCTGCTGGAGATCGAGGGTTCGGCCATGGCGCTTTCGCCGGAGGCCGGACATGTCCTTGTGCCCAAAGGTGAGAGAGGGGAGCTCATGGAGCTTGTTGATGTGGAAAAACGAGCGTCCGTGATGGCGTTTACCTCAAGCCGCGAATACGGCATCGGCGCCGTTGCGTTCTCCCCAGACAGTCACAGGGTGGCGGTGTTTCACTCCCCCAGCCTGACCGTCGTGGACCTGGTCGAAGGGTTGCCACGGCGGGAGATGTCTTTTCCAGCAACCGACCAGGACCCTTTCATCTACACCGATTATGGCTCCATCCGAGCGATGTGCTTCTCGCCCGATGAAACCC
This region of Candidatus Hydrogenedentota bacterium genomic DNA includes:
- a CDS encoding WD40 repeat domain-containing protein — translated: MFDLRGLLAAALLSALLCSLSAAQESAKHPVLLSQGRMPTVLGADVDTGVFLCREQSKLVARELDTGEQRWACQITTEATRYSMEVGLHNTLLFSPEGQLVVIDHKTGNEAHRLDALNGQGTLQYACLDMDDRWVNMRLGDNSTVMCELATRRQFRVPSRDEKPADRPAWVPNGETLPFIRKVSNEPPPYRYQVWRWVPGNPEPVAGVVLEYPAPVSVWKVLPNGDLLLHDWNPEKWKVEGARVVNPESGATVRVMERPRTIKKWMGFTRNGARHLMLDRKTNQLAVHDTVTGEHLLSLALPGNTTMELMPLPSQSGVDYLMTWDERGSVWLTALETDAVPKRLVDGTSYLPGRIWRIQPPYMFASPSRWMHSGELLALYSIEGCELISEWHMEPGTARSSYMHFDSDPKKCLVNTHGESTRSILLEDGLEEPLWETMGSAVACSPNGKYYLMNRGHSRGDLVNIETGDTGVFFEERDGGYVDTVAFSPDSGKMAVFILNDRALSVVDLVAGYPSRRMAIPASERYPYVIHGSLRFSPDGTMLLAGTYGKAWLFNANTGELLQTFDEPRRFAYQQQSQEGFMQKLGGMAEDFAGKVTDRFKKEAKIYCAFTMGGLRAVTVAQEQLVRVWDVRTGGEVASFKTGLPETRNKQGSIDNASVFSRDAAYLFAYNGDGFGLASLLETATGRKIQEYRFQYPYQVRMAGISDDGRTVYAMIGPDLHFLPGRTN
- a CDS encoding WD40 repeat domain-containing protein, which codes for MRVQNGKALVPMLCLLTFAALRGDAAEPVVLTSPPSIWRVDVEAGVMLCRGQTGPFCAIDLETGDTRWTYAIPRNWQYFGGSIGLRHTLFTTNAGLFLWEHQTGTETLRLNASGGRGKLKHASLENDDRWACLWYENDLVLCELATRRQFRLPVTASGSVGGVWMPDGKTYLYTEILADRPAPPVRAQVWFWEPGTAEPVRGGVLESRASMFVAGILPGGQLVIRETESGSLDNWKYRVVEPATGTVVREWQRPYGSPVWYGSEVNPTRWHVYDGRTNSLDVHDLITGDLLLTVQLPGMKTLGMETQPRAFGKDWVLTRDERNNQWLVPLEKDGMPRRILDGSRYLTGSVHRILPPYLLSLEEDSNPDTQSWALYTIDGLEKKRSWTYAGERGGFGEPMLSADKCKLLISLHRAENDTHTSKTLLLADGQPEPLLEIEGSAMALSPEAGHVLVPKGERGELMELVDVEKRASVMAFTSSREYGIGAVAFSPDSHRVAVFHSPSLTVVDLVEGLPRREMSFPATDQDPFIYTDYGSIRAMCFSPDETLLLAGGYGKAWMFNAATGECLHTYVEESQFAPFYRYRQGGFLQNLSVIGADYLGKVSDRYNTRPHLKCSFVMDGLRAVTFAQNQLIRVWDTQTGRETGMFKTGLPETRNSGGEIRNNCVLSANCSYLLSYNGDGHGTTTLWETASGRKLKEYRLPKEAWNVAVADDGRAVYAMVGGDLHILPGRD